In Streptomyces hawaiiensis, one genomic interval encodes:
- a CDS encoding roadblock/LC7 domain-containing protein, whose translation MAVETDVLDELRRLRTRIPRLTGSLAATVDGLVLAHDVPDTEPEGLAALTAAALGVAYRMTDVAARGDFRELLVRGSGGYVATYAAGTTAVLTLLAEDRVNVGRLHLEGRRSGARIADLVATRVAPGSGRHADRPAPEEHLATVPPAADRPIGTLPVRTPQRPTHQPRPQTGI comes from the coding sequence ATGGCCGTCGAGACCGACGTCCTGGACGAACTGCGTCGGCTCCGCACCCGCATACCCCGGCTGACCGGCTCCCTCGCCGCCACCGTCGACGGACTCGTCCTCGCCCACGATGTGCCCGATACCGAGCCGGAGGGACTCGCGGCGCTCACCGCCGCCGCCCTCGGCGTCGCCTACCGCATGACGGACGTCGCCGCTCGCGGCGACTTCCGCGAACTGCTGGTGCGGGGCTCCGGAGGCTACGTCGCCACCTACGCCGCCGGAACGACCGCCGTACTCACCCTCCTCGCCGAGGACCGCGTCAACGTCGGCCGCCTCCATTTGGAAGGCCGGCGCAGCGGCGCCCGGATCGCCGACCTCGTCGCCACGCGCGTGGCGCCCGGCAGCGGCCGCCACGCCGACCGGCCGGCTCCCGAAGAGCACCTCGCCACGGTGCCCCCGGCCGCGGACCGCCCCATCGGCACCCTCCCGGTACGCACCCCGCAGCGGCCCACGCACCAGCCGCGCCCGCAGACCGGCATCTGA
- a CDS encoding FAD-dependent monooxygenase produces MTAPLDVLVVGAGPTGLALATQLRACDTLFRIVDRSLDRARESRAPAIQPRTLEMLSAFGVADDLVDRGSTAVRLHLHLPRRVLHVPVFDVGCDDTPYPFLLFLPQSETEAVLTAHLAARDVTVERGTELLGAEPEGPYVTCRLRRRDGTEETVRARYVVGCDGAHSTVRAQAGIAFEGYAYPQTFLLADLEADGLEPGIAHTYMTASGLLFFFPLGTPATWRMIAMHPPGAPGGEVTLDLLQRIADDWTPDNLSLRDPVWMTSFRIHNRGATRYRKGPFFLAGDAAHIHSPAGGQGMNTGIQDALNLGWKLAHVCRGAAPEELLDTYEAERAPVGHGVRRLTDRAFTVGTSSHPAPRLARTRLAPHLAPLLLRATGARARLFRTVSELGIHYRRGPASVTGPHRPRQGPHAGDRLPDTPAGLQRRVAGPGYHLLLTGPTHLWPEDPPPGGRRDLVSTHHLGTRSPWPGITHALVRPDGYVGYLAGGTDLTGLRTYLDRWLPVL; encoded by the coding sequence ATGACAGCGCCCCTGGACGTGCTCGTGGTCGGCGCGGGCCCCACCGGGCTCGCACTCGCGACCCAACTGCGCGCCTGTGACACCCTGTTCCGGATCGTGGACCGCTCACTGGACCGCGCCCGGGAGTCACGCGCCCCGGCGATCCAGCCCCGCACCCTGGAGATGCTGTCCGCGTTCGGCGTGGCGGACGACCTCGTCGACCGGGGCAGTACGGCGGTCCGGCTGCACCTGCATCTGCCCCGACGGGTGCTGCACGTGCCGGTGTTCGACGTCGGCTGTGACGACACACCGTACCCCTTCCTGCTCTTCCTCCCGCAGTCGGAGACCGAAGCCGTCCTGACTGCTCATCTGGCCGCGCGGGACGTGACGGTGGAGCGGGGCACCGAGCTGCTGGGCGCCGAACCGGAGGGCCCGTACGTCACCTGCCGCCTGCGGCGCCGGGACGGGACCGAGGAGACCGTACGGGCCCGCTACGTCGTCGGCTGCGACGGCGCACACAGCACGGTGCGCGCCCAGGCGGGCATCGCCTTCGAGGGGTACGCCTATCCGCAGACGTTCCTGCTGGCTGATCTGGAGGCCGACGGCCTGGAGCCGGGTATCGCGCACACGTACATGACCGCGTCCGGGCTGCTGTTCTTCTTCCCGCTGGGCACTCCGGCCACCTGGCGGATGATCGCGATGCACCCGCCGGGCGCTCCGGGCGGCGAGGTGACCCTGGACCTCCTCCAGCGGATCGCCGACGACTGGACGCCCGACAACCTGTCCCTGCGCGACCCGGTCTGGATGACGAGCTTCCGCATCCACAACCGCGGTGCCACCCGCTACCGAAAAGGCCCGTTCTTCCTCGCCGGGGACGCGGCGCACATCCACAGCCCGGCGGGGGGACAGGGCATGAACACCGGCATCCAGGACGCGCTCAACCTGGGCTGGAAACTCGCCCACGTCTGCCGGGGCGCCGCACCTGAGGAGTTGCTGGACACGTACGAGGCGGAGCGCGCCCCGGTCGGCCACGGCGTACGCCGCCTCACCGACCGCGCGTTCACCGTCGGTACGAGCAGCCACCCGGCTCCACGGCTGGCACGGACGCGTCTCGCCCCGCACCTGGCCCCGCTGCTCCTGCGCGCGACCGGCGCCCGGGCTCGCCTCTTCCGGACGGTCTCCGAACTCGGCATCCACTACCGCCGCGGCCCCGCCTCCGTCACCGGACCGCACCGTCCGCGGCAGGGCCCACACGCCGGAGACCGCCTCCCCGACACCCCGGCCGGACTCCAGCGACGGGTCGCCGGACCGGGCTACCACCTCCTGCTCACGGGCCCCACCCACCTCTGGCCCGAGGACCCGCCCCCGGGCGGACGGCGCGACTTGGTGAGCACGCACCACCTGGGCACGCGCAGCCCGTGGCCGGGCATCACCCACGCCCTCGTGCGGCCCGACGGATACGTGGGCTACCTGGCGGGCGGCACCGACCTCACGGGCCTGCGCACCTATCTCGACCGCTGGCTGCCTGTCCTCTAG
- a CDS encoding alpha/beta fold hydrolase: MPQTSAADRTHRLVPTPAGRTHLVEQGAGPLVLLLHGFPESWYAWRHQLPALAAAGYRAVAVDVRGYGRSSRPSEADAYRMLELVEDNVAVVEALGEPSAVLVGHDWGATIAATSALVRPDVFRAVGLLSVPYTPPGGPRPSEVFARMGGDEEFYVSYFQEPGRAEAEIEPDVRGWLAGFYAALSADTMPEADPHFVARGGRLRDRFPSGRLPGWMSEADLDVYAAEFERTGLTGALNRYRNMDRDWQDLADFAGAPVSRPSLFIGGSLDASTTWLADAIEAYPTTLPGLRASHILDGCGHFVQQERPADTNRLLIEWLAGLPV; encoded by the coding sequence ATGCCGCAGACGTCCGCCGCCGACCGCACGCATCGCCTTGTGCCGACACCGGCCGGCCGCACCCACCTCGTGGAGCAGGGTGCCGGACCGCTCGTGCTCCTGCTGCACGGATTCCCCGAGTCCTGGTACGCCTGGCGCCACCAGCTACCGGCTCTGGCCGCGGCCGGCTACCGCGCGGTAGCCGTCGACGTACGCGGCTACGGGCGCTCGTCACGGCCCTCGGAGGCGGACGCGTACCGGATGCTCGAGCTGGTGGAGGACAACGTCGCCGTCGTGGAGGCCCTGGGCGAGCCGTCCGCCGTGCTCGTCGGGCACGACTGGGGCGCGACCATCGCCGCGACCTCCGCGCTGGTCCGGCCGGACGTCTTCCGCGCGGTGGGGCTGCTGAGCGTGCCGTACACCCCGCCCGGCGGGCCGAGGCCGAGTGAGGTCTTCGCGCGGATGGGCGGTGACGAGGAGTTCTACGTCTCCTACTTCCAGGAGCCCGGCCGGGCCGAGGCGGAGATCGAGCCCGACGTGCGCGGCTGGCTCGCGGGCTTCTACGCGGCCCTGTCGGCGGACACGATGCCCGAGGCCGACCCTCATTTCGTGGCCCGCGGCGGTCGGTTGCGCGACCGGTTCCCCTCCGGCCGGCTGCCGGGCTGGATGAGCGAGGCCGACCTCGACGTCTACGCCGCGGAGTTCGAACGCACCGGGTTGACCGGCGCCCTGAACCGCTACCGGAACATGGACCGCGACTGGCAGGACCTGGCGGACTTCGCCGGAGCCCCTGTCAGCCGGCCGTCGCTCTTCATCGGCGGCAGCCTGGACGCCTCCACGACCTGGCTGGCCGACGCGATCGAGGCCTACCCGACCACGCTGCCCGGCCTGAGGGCCTCGCACATTCTGGACGGCTGCGGTCACTTCGTTCAGCAGGAGCGGCCGGCCGACACCAACCGGCTCCTGATCGAGTGGCTCGCCGGGCTCCCGGTCTAG